Proteins co-encoded in one Jeotgalibacillus malaysiensis genomic window:
- a CDS encoding stage V sporulation protein AF: protein MAIDPALKPDALSFIGVKEDAAVPLILQLLLADIGIEFLRMAAIHTPTPLSTAMGLIAAVLIGQIAIDVGLFVPEVILYVAVAAIGTFATPSYELSIANKFARIFLLIMTAFFHTSGFIIGLTLLIVFLAQMKVFTVPYLWPLLPFRPLALWQVKTRVPVTNTVIRPMIVKAEDRVRQNRSH from the coding sequence ATGGCGATCGATCCCGCTTTGAAGCCTGACGCTCTTTCATTTATCGGTGTAAAAGAAGATGCTGCCGTGCCTTTAATCCTGCAGCTGTTATTAGCTGATATCGGTATTGAATTTTTAAGAATGGCAGCGATCCATACTCCTACGCCATTATCTACTGCAATGGGCTTAATTGCTGCAGTACTGATTGGACAGATTGCAATAGATGTCGGGTTATTTGTTCCTGAAGTGATTTTATATGTAGCGGTAGCAGCGATCGGCACGTTTGCAACGCCAAGCTATGAGCTGAGCATTGCGAATAAATTTGCACGTATTTTTCTGCTGATTATGACAGCATTTTTCCATACTTCAGGTTTTATTATCGGGTTGACGCTCTTAATCGTTTTTCTTGCACAGATGAAAGTATTCACCGTACCTTATCTCTGGCCGTTGCTACCATTCAGACCTTTAGCATTATGGCAGGTCAAAACAAGAGTTCCGGTCACTAACACTGTTATTAGACCGATGATTGTTAAAGCAGAAGACAGGGTCAGACAGAATCGTTCCCATTAA